In the Hordeum vulgare subsp. vulgare chromosome 7H, MorexV3_pseudomolecules_assembly, whole genome shotgun sequence genome, one interval contains:
- the LOC123407597 gene encoding AUGMIN subunit 2-like: MAAAQKPAKRLGGMAEALAIAGDLGFPGPPAQEDHNTSDKSDDLVRVLRELTVVQRNIANLQVELQGRKDDKNIAHLTHVSEMEKKCESLTRITAILKDVIQNKDRIIARLQQPYSLDCIPVEAEYQKQFSELLLKAASDYGALTASVGDFQWSQNFRESPAVWGEMLRPIPAALASCTRFFEAMSAMRESFSTLQTLRVGPSSLSMTPGGSSDDSKFLTPPQRREGSMLNSWKQVDNVNPESDGLDNINQRRLSWPSSINRDL; this comes from the exons atggcggcggcgcagAAGCCGGCGAAGCGGCTCGGCGGCATGGCAGAGGCGCTCGCCATCGCCGGCGACCTCGGCTTCCCGGGCCCTCCCGCGCAG GAAGATCACAACAcctcggacaaaagtgatgacctGGTGAGGGTATTAAGGGAGCTGACTGTCGTGCAGCGGAACATTGCCAATTTGCAAGTCGAGCTACAAGGCAGAAAG GATGATAAAAATATTGCTCATTTGACTCATGTTAGTGAAATGGAAAAGAAGTGTGAATCGTTGACCAGAATTACTGCTATTTTGAAAGATGTTATTCAAAACAAG GACCGCATTATTGCCCGTCTGCAGCAACCTTACTCGCTTGATTGCATTCCTGTTGAAGCTGAATACCAG AAACAATTCTCGGAGCTACTTCTGAAAGCGGCAAGTGACTATGGGGCATTGACAGCATCAGTTGGAGATTTCCAGTGGAGCCAAAACTTCAGAGAGTCGCCTGCTGTATGGGGA GAAATGCTACGACCGATACCTGCTGCGCTTGCATCCTGCACTAGGttcttcgaggccatgtctgcgatGAGGGAATCCTTTTCTACTCTTCAAACACTCCGAGTTGGTCCTTCTTCTCTGTCAATGACCCCAGGTGGCTCCAGTGATGATTCAAAGTTCTTGACACCACCTCAGAGGAGAGAGGGCTCGATGCTCAATAGCTGGAAGCAAGTGGACAACGTAAACCCTGAAAGTGATGGGCTCGACAATATCAACCAGAGGAGGCTGTCATGGCCATCCTCCATTAACAGGGACCTGTAG